One window of Cucurbita pepo subsp. pepo cultivar mu-cu-16 chromosome LG19, ASM280686v2, whole genome shotgun sequence genomic DNA carries:
- the LOC111781758 gene encoding uncharacterized protein LOC111781758, whose translation MPKSESSFKIQTPSAMEIASSSSTKDPKSIRSRRRRNTCIGVSIATVLLLIVLIVILAFTVFKAKRPITTINSVALADLDLSLNIARSAVGLNITLIVDVSITNPNKVGFSYSNSTALLNYRGELIGEAPIPSGRINANQSKRMNITVTIMADRLLRSSTVLSDVVAGSMPLNTYTRISGKVRILGIFKIRVVSSTSCDFTIDISDRKIGDQQCSYHTKI comes from the coding sequence ATGCCAAAATCTGAATCCTCTTTCAAGATCCAAACACCGTCCGCCATGGAAAtcgcctcctcctcctcaaccaaggATCCCAAATCCATCCGCTCCCGTCGACGCCGCAACACCTGCATCGGAGTCTCCATCGCCACCGTCCTCCTCCTCATAGTTCTAATCGTCATTTTAGCCTTCACAGTCTTCAAAGCCAAACGCCCAATCACCACCATCAACTCCGTAGCCCTAGCCGACCTTGATTTGTCGCTCAACATAGCCAGATCCGCCGTCGGCCTCAACATCACACTAATCGTCGACGTCTCAATCACAAACCCTAACAAGGTCGGATTCAGCTATTCCAACAGCACCGCACTGCTCAATTACAGAGGCGAACTTATCGGCGAGGCGCCGATTCCGTCTGGCCGTATCAATGCGAACCAGAGCAAGCGGATGAACATCACGGTCACGATCATGGCGGATCGGCTTCTGAGGTCGTCGACAGTGTTGTCCGACGTCGTCGCCGGATCTATGCCGTTGAATACGTACACGAGAATTTCAGGTAAGGTAAGGATTTTGGGGATTTTCAAAATTCGAGTTGTTTCGAGTACGTCCTGTGATTTCACGATCGATATATCGGATAGGAAAATTGGAGATCAGCAGTGTAGTTATCATACGAAGATCTAA
- the LOC111780926 gene encoding protein PIN-LIKES 6-like isoform X1, which produces MERFLSAFVSEAQAGGQSLLVNIKIAVLPIAKVFTMCFLGFILASKYVNILPASGRRLLNRLVFSLLLPCLIFSQLGQSITMEKIFQWWFIPANIVLTAISGSLIGLIVASIVRPPYPFFKFTIVQIGIGNIGNVPLVIIAALCRDESNPFGDSEKCSTCGIAYISFGQWVGAIIIYTYVYAMLTPPPEGTFDIKDESIPVKNLQKDHTPVLVPLLLQEIPSTYSDPSKREETKGFFMYWFEKLKLKLFFQPPIVASVLAMVMGVIPFFRRLIFTPDAPLFFFTDSCKILGGAMIPCILLALGGNLVEGPGNSKLGLRTTVAIIFARLFLVPPTGLGIVMLADKLGFLPPDDKMFRFVLLLQHSMPTSILSSTVATLRGCGRESAAILFWVHIFAIISMAGWLVLYLRILF; this is translated from the exons ATGGAAAGATTCCTGTCAGCATTCGTCTCAGAAGCTCAGGCGGGAGGGCAGTCACTGCTCGTTAATATAAAGATTGCCGTGTTACCCATAGCCAAAGTTTTCACCATGTGCTTTCTGGGTTTTATTTTGGCATCTAAATATGTCAACATCTTGCCTGCGAGTGGAAGGAGACTTTTGAATAGG TTGGTCTTTTCGCTTTTGCTTCCATGTTTAATATTCTCTCAGCTTGGGCAAAGTATTACCATGGAGAAAATTTTTCAATG GTGGTTTATTCCTGCAAACATTGTGCTGACTGCCATATCAGGTTCACTAATTGGATTAATTGTTGCATCAATTGTTCGTCCTCCATACCCCTTCTTCAAGTTCACGATTGTACAAATTGGGATCG GGAACATTGGGAATGTGCCGCTCGTTATTATTGCAGCCCTCTGTAGAGACGAATCCAACCCTTTTGGTGATTCAGAGAAGTGTAGTACTTGTGGGATTGCTTATATTTCATTTGGCCAGTGG GTTGGTGCAATTATCATCTATACCTATGTGTATGCAATGTTGACACCTCCCCCTGAGGGTACATTTGACATTAAAGATGAAAGTATTCCAGTTAAGAACCTGCAAAAGGATCATACACCTGTGCTTGTTCCCTTGCTTCTTCAGGAGATACCTTCTACATATTCAGATCCTTCTAAGAGGGAAGAG ACTAAAGGATTCTTTATGTATTggtttgagaaattgaagctCAAGCTATTTTTCCAGCCTCCTATCGTTGCTTCG GTTTTAGCCATGGTTATGGGTGTAATACCATTCTTTAGGCGGTTGATCTTTACTCCTGATGCTCCACTATTCTTCTTCACTGATAGCTGCAAAATTCTCGG GGGGGCTATGATTCCATGCATCCTGTTGGCATTGGGAGGAAACCTTGTTGAAG GTCCTGGAAACTCGAAACTCGGGCTTCGGACTACCGTTGCTATTATTTTTGCAAGGTTGTTTTTGGTACCTCCTACTGGACTTGGCATTGTTATGTTGGCTGATAAGCTTGGTTTTCTTCCTCCTGATGATAAAATGTTCCGAttcgttcttcttcttcagcatTCGATGCCGACATCTATCCTCTCGA GCACCGTGGCTACTTTGAGGGGTTGCGGGAGAGAATCCGCTGCTATTCTTTTCTGGGTTCATATATTTGCTATCATCTCAATGGCTGGATGGTTGGTCCTCTATCTCAGGATACTCTTCTAA
- the LOC111780926 gene encoding protein PIN-LIKES 6-like isoform X2, producing the protein MERFLSAFVSEAQAGGQSLLVNIKIAVLPIAKVFTMCFLGFILASKYVNILPASGRRLLNRLVFSLLLPCLIFSQLGQSITMEKIFQWWFIPANIVLTAISGSLIGLIVASIVRPPYPFFKFTIVQIGIGNIGNVPLVIIAALCRDESNPFGDSEKCSTCGIAYISFGQWVGAIIIYTYVYAMLTPPPEGTFDIKDESIPVKNLQKDHTPVLVPLLLQEIPSTYSDPSKREEVLAMVMGVIPFFRRLIFTPDAPLFFFTDSCKILGGAMIPCILLALGGNLVEGPGNSKLGLRTTVAIIFARLFLVPPTGLGIVMLADKLGFLPPDDKMFRFVLLLQHSMPTSILSSTVATLRGCGRESAAILFWVHIFAIISMAGWLVLYLRILF; encoded by the exons ATGGAAAGATTCCTGTCAGCATTCGTCTCAGAAGCTCAGGCGGGAGGGCAGTCACTGCTCGTTAATATAAAGATTGCCGTGTTACCCATAGCCAAAGTTTTCACCATGTGCTTTCTGGGTTTTATTTTGGCATCTAAATATGTCAACATCTTGCCTGCGAGTGGAAGGAGACTTTTGAATAGG TTGGTCTTTTCGCTTTTGCTTCCATGTTTAATATTCTCTCAGCTTGGGCAAAGTATTACCATGGAGAAAATTTTTCAATG GTGGTTTATTCCTGCAAACATTGTGCTGACTGCCATATCAGGTTCACTAATTGGATTAATTGTTGCATCAATTGTTCGTCCTCCATACCCCTTCTTCAAGTTCACGATTGTACAAATTGGGATCG GGAACATTGGGAATGTGCCGCTCGTTATTATTGCAGCCCTCTGTAGAGACGAATCCAACCCTTTTGGTGATTCAGAGAAGTGTAGTACTTGTGGGATTGCTTATATTTCATTTGGCCAGTGG GTTGGTGCAATTATCATCTATACCTATGTGTATGCAATGTTGACACCTCCCCCTGAGGGTACATTTGACATTAAAGATGAAAGTATTCCAGTTAAGAACCTGCAAAAGGATCATACACCTGTGCTTGTTCCCTTGCTTCTTCAGGAGATACCTTCTACATATTCAGATCCTTCTAAGAGGGAAGAG GTTTTAGCCATGGTTATGGGTGTAATACCATTCTTTAGGCGGTTGATCTTTACTCCTGATGCTCCACTATTCTTCTTCACTGATAGCTGCAAAATTCTCGG GGGGGCTATGATTCCATGCATCCTGTTGGCATTGGGAGGAAACCTTGTTGAAG GTCCTGGAAACTCGAAACTCGGGCTTCGGACTACCGTTGCTATTATTTTTGCAAGGTTGTTTTTGGTACCTCCTACTGGACTTGGCATTGTTATGTTGGCTGATAAGCTTGGTTTTCTTCCTCCTGATGATAAAATGTTCCGAttcgttcttcttcttcagcatTCGATGCCGACATCTATCCTCTCGA GCACCGTGGCTACTTTGAGGGGTTGCGGGAGAGAATCCGCTGCTATTCTTTTCTGGGTTCATATATTTGCTATCATCTCAATGGCTGGATGGTTGGTCCTCTATCTCAGGATACTCTTCTAA